AAACCGACGAACAGCGGGTACCGCCGCTAGTCCCCTTGGTAAAAAACTCCTCTTCGGTTGTTTCCTTCGCTTCAGTATGATGCGCGAGGAAAACAATCTGGACGTTATTATACTTTGTGCGTAGAAAACGAACCATCCAAAAGAAAAAACTGCGTGCAATGTATTTTTCAAAAGGTCCCATTGAACCGGAAGTATCCATCATTGCGAGAACTACCGCACTGGATTCATATTTATAAGTATTATCCCAAGTTTTATAACGCAAATCCTCAGGCGTTATGCCGTGTAATCCCGGGTTTCCTTTTAAAGCATTTCGTTTAATTACTTCGATAATAGTCCGCTTTCTGTCAATATTGCTCGCTATACCTTTCTTTCGCACATCCTTAAATTCTACCGACTCCGAAGCAAGCTCTGGTTTCTTTTTTTGTTCCAGATTTGGCAGACCGAGATCTTCAAAGATCATTTCCGCTAGCTCTTCAATAGTTACATCAGCCTCATAGTAATCAACGCCAGGTTCTTCGCCTGCCCCCTTACCCTTACCCTGTCCTTTCTGAGGATCAGTATAAACTACATCACCCTTTTTGCTATTGCCATCCCCCTGACCACCATGCTTTTGCTTGCCATAGTCAAAACGGAAGTGAAATTCATCCAAGGAACGGATCGGTACTTTAAGAATCTTACGTCCGTCATGCATGATAATGCTTTCTTCACTGACAATATCAGCCAGGTTTTTCTTTATTGCCTCCCGTACTTTTTCCCGGTGCCGTTCCCGGTCAATCTCTCCCTTACGGTGAAGTGACCAGTCTTCCCGGGAGATTACAAAATCTCCGTCGGACACGGCAACCCCTCCCTTAAAATGTAATTTAGTATTTAAAAGTCAACATGCTTTCTCGTTCGAAAGACGCATTTGCAACGTAGCTGTCCACGCTACATTATATGAGTAACCAGCTAATAAATGTAACGTGTTGATAAAAAATGTTAACTAAATTTACCATATATTTAAAAGC
This is a stretch of genomic DNA from Pelotomaculum isophthalicicum JI. It encodes these proteins:
- the yhbH gene encoding sporulation protein YhbH, which gives rise to MSDGDFVISREDWSLHRKGEIDRERHREKVREAIKKNLADIVSEESIIMHDGRKILKVPIRSLDEFHFRFDYGKQKHGGQGDGNSKKGDVVYTDPQKGQGKGKGAGEEPGVDYYEADVTIEELAEMIFEDLGLPNLEQKKKPELASESVEFKDVRKKGIASNIDRKRTIIEVIKRNALKGNPGLHGITPEDLRYKTWDNTYKYESSAVVLAMMDTSGSMGPFEKYIARSFFFWMVRFLRTKYNNVQIVFLAHHTEAKETTEEEFFTKGTSGGTRCSSVYKLALDVIEKRYSPQDYNIYAFHFSDGDNLVSDNDNCIKLINELLKVCNMVGYGEIEGAYYYTSTLRTAFKRVNNPKFTSVTIKDKSGVYPALKKFFNQTQGEAAN